A stretch of Corallococcus macrosporus DNA encodes these proteins:
- a CDS encoding ribonuclease R family protein, with protein MDTSASPRTVTGRVDVHPRGFGFLTVQKPGTPEVLSAFITPPDLNPLFAGDVVSATVTASGEGRWTASGLSLVERTRTVVYGEVVSRKGAFFLRIDKEVSNTDWPLDPGSTPVQHNDAVVARIADGKVVLLYKLEPGADRSLERVIARHGLHRDFPPEVIQEALRAKETPHALGGARRDLRSIPTVTVDAPSTRDIDDAISVLPAGPDGALRLLVSIADVGESVKEGSPLDLEARARATSVYLAGRVLPMLPEELSAHWLSLVPNEERHCLTVELRIDPDGRVTAADVYESLIRSWARLNYDEVAEFLNDGTVSPAMEPVREAMPWFRLASARLAVSRAARGGMTMSRDEARFTFDTATGAVSGLAGEKDTSAHNMIERFMVAANEAIATWLMTRGVPTVYRVHEQPDPQRVADVNAFALHSGFAAGFGAQLTPLALAAFDRQIAGAKAEAALRSVLRRSLGPSRYTVMPGPHFGLAAPLYLHFTSPIRRYADLAVHRLIKAYLHGRRDFVHQDPEIEKLSQHINVRARSANRAEVDRHHELEARFMSTRIGQQFPARVVRVKPFGLVAQLDGMWVEGMVPAEGLAGGPYRPDARELSMVGKTRTFTVGMPITVKVVSTDEQLGRVEFSLVE; from the coding sequence ATGGACACCTCCGCCTCCCCGCGCACCGTCACTGGCCGCGTCGACGTGCATCCCCGTGGCTTCGGCTTCCTCACCGTGCAGAAGCCCGGCACCCCGGAGGTGCTGTCCGCCTTCATCACGCCCCCGGACCTGAACCCCCTCTTCGCGGGCGACGTCGTCTCCGCCACCGTGACCGCGTCCGGCGAGGGCCGGTGGACCGCGTCCGGCCTGTCGCTGGTGGAGCGCACCCGCACCGTCGTCTATGGCGAGGTCGTGTCGCGCAAGGGCGCCTTCTTCCTGCGCATCGACAAGGAGGTGTCCAACACCGACTGGCCCCTGGACCCGGGCTCCACCCCCGTCCAGCACAACGACGCCGTCGTCGCCCGCATCGCGGACGGCAAGGTCGTCCTCCTCTACAAGCTGGAGCCCGGCGCGGACCGCTCCCTGGAGCGTGTCATCGCCCGCCACGGCCTGCACCGGGACTTCCCCCCGGAGGTCATCCAGGAGGCCCTCCGCGCGAAGGAGACGCCCCACGCCCTGGGCGGCGCCCGGCGCGACCTGCGCTCCATCCCCACCGTCACCGTGGACGCGCCCTCCACCCGCGACATCGACGACGCCATCTCCGTGCTGCCCGCGGGCCCGGATGGCGCCCTGCGCCTGCTGGTGTCCATCGCGGACGTGGGCGAGTCCGTGAAGGAAGGCTCCCCGCTGGACCTGGAGGCCCGCGCCCGCGCCACCAGCGTCTACCTGGCCGGCCGCGTGCTCCCCATGCTCCCGGAGGAGCTGTCCGCGCACTGGCTCAGCCTGGTCCCCAACGAGGAGCGCCACTGCCTCACCGTGGAGTTGCGCATCGACCCCGACGGCCGCGTCACCGCCGCGGATGTCTATGAAAGCCTCATCCGTTCCTGGGCGCGGCTGAACTACGACGAGGTCGCGGAGTTCCTCAACGACGGCACCGTGTCCCCCGCCATGGAGCCCGTGCGCGAGGCCATGCCCTGGTTCCGCCTGGCCTCCGCGCGGCTCGCCGTGTCCCGCGCGGCCCGAGGCGGCATGACCATGTCCCGCGACGAGGCGCGCTTCACCTTCGACACCGCCACCGGCGCCGTGTCTGGCCTTGCCGGGGAGAAGGACACCTCCGCGCACAACATGATTGAGCGCTTCATGGTCGCGGCCAATGAAGCCATCGCCACCTGGCTGATGACCCGCGGCGTGCCCACCGTGTACCGCGTGCACGAGCAGCCGGACCCGCAGCGCGTGGCGGACGTGAACGCGTTCGCGCTGCACTCGGGGTTCGCGGCGGGCTTCGGCGCGCAGCTCACCCCGCTGGCGCTGGCCGCGTTCGACCGGCAGATCGCCGGCGCGAAGGCGGAGGCCGCGCTGCGCTCCGTGCTGCGCCGCTCGCTGGGCCCGTCCCGCTACACCGTGATGCCGGGCCCGCACTTCGGCCTGGCCGCGCCGCTGTACCTGCATTTCACGTCGCCCATCCGCCGGTACGCGGACCTCGCGGTGCACCGGCTCATCAAGGCGTACCTCCACGGCCGGCGCGACTTCGTGCACCAGGATCCGGAGATCGAAAAGCTCTCCCAGCACATCAACGTGCGCGCCCGCTCGGCCAACCGCGCGGAGGTGGACCGCCACCACGAGCTGGAGGCGCGCTTCATGTCCACCCGCATCGGCCAGCAGTTCCCCGCGCGCGTCGTGCGCGTGAAGCCCTTCGGCCTGGTCGCGCAACTGGATGGCATGTGGGTGGAGGGCATGGTGCCGGCGGAAGGACTCGCGGGCGGCCCCTACCGTCCGGACGCGCGCGAGCTGTCCATGGTGGGCAAGACGCGGACCTTCACCGTGGGCATGCCCATCACCGTGAAGGTCGTCTCCACGGATGAGCAACTGGGACGCGTGGAGTTCTCCCTGGTGGAGTAG
- a CDS encoding NYN domain-containing protein, giving the protein MAGRTDEQHRIALFIDFENLVTNTGISANNFDLQPALDQLLEQGKVVFRRAYCNWSRFEDAKQRLHDVGVELVDVPPSTRAGKNSADMRLVIDALELCYAREQIDTFVIASGDSDFCPLAYKLRENGRTVIGLAVREASSQMFVRACDQFIYMKPKHRGESSHKDKDKDHGGRGSKSDEGKGGKRGGKGHDKGHEGKGSKEGAESKGGKGKAEVPAVAREVVQSLLRRATGPLNPSLVKETIVRKEPDFDERDHGFSTFARLLEALEQEGLLRRIQQGRQGYIVGPDSDFGAPAHEGKGGKGRHGKAPAPVEEEEEELESYPDPDDEGL; this is encoded by the coding sequence TTGGCTGGACGTACCGACGAGCAGCACCGCATCGCACTCTTCATCGACTTCGAGAACCTGGTCACCAACACGGGCATCAGCGCGAACAACTTCGACCTGCAGCCCGCGCTGGACCAGCTCCTGGAGCAGGGCAAGGTCGTCTTCCGCCGCGCCTACTGCAACTGGTCGCGCTTCGAGGACGCGAAGCAGCGCCTGCACGACGTGGGCGTGGAGCTGGTGGACGTGCCCCCCTCCACCCGCGCCGGCAAGAACAGCGCGGACATGCGCCTGGTCATCGACGCGCTGGAGCTGTGCTACGCGCGCGAGCAGATCGACACCTTCGTCATCGCCTCTGGCGACAGCGACTTCTGCCCGCTGGCGTACAAGCTGCGTGAGAACGGCCGCACCGTGATTGGCCTGGCCGTGCGCGAGGCCAGCTCCCAGATGTTCGTGCGGGCGTGCGACCAGTTCATCTACATGAAGCCCAAGCACCGGGGCGAGTCCTCCCACAAGGACAAGGACAAGGACCACGGCGGCCGGGGCTCCAAGTCCGACGAGGGCAAGGGCGGCAAGCGGGGCGGGAAGGGCCACGACAAGGGCCACGAGGGCAAGGGCTCCAAGGAGGGCGCCGAGTCCAAGGGCGGCAAGGGCAAGGCGGAGGTGCCCGCCGTCGCGCGCGAGGTGGTGCAGAGCCTGCTGCGCCGGGCCACGGGCCCGCTCAACCCGTCGCTCGTCAAGGAGACCATCGTCCGCAAGGAGCCGGACTTCGACGAGCGCGACCACGGCTTCTCCACCTTCGCGCGGCTGCTCGAAGCGCTGGAGCAGGAGGGGCTGCTGCGCCGCATCCAGCAGGGGCGCCAGGGCTACATCGTGGGTCCGGACTCGGACTTCGGCGCCCCGGCGCACGAGGGCAAGGGCGGCAAGGGGCGCCACGGCAAGGCGCCCGCCCCGGTGGAGGAGGAGGAAGAGGAGCTGGAGTCCTATCCGGACCCGGACGACGAGGGGCTGTAG
- a CDS encoding YkgJ family cysteine cluster protein, with amino-acid sequence MSSALSTLCLHCGMCCDGTLFTQVPLTPAEAEALRQRGLPLAVKEDGAQVLPQRCAALNGLCCTVYEERPEACRRYRCQLFTALAEGEVSLEEAKGVVDAAHAKVDTVVDAVGSAGDGRGAVMRQARLAAASLELSSGAREALAHAEVYLDRHFRGRFRRSG; translated from the coding sequence ATGTCCTCCGCCCTGTCCACCCTCTGCCTCCACTGCGGGATGTGCTGTGACGGCACCCTCTTCACCCAGGTGCCGCTCACGCCCGCCGAGGCGGAGGCCCTGCGCCAGCGCGGCCTGCCACTGGCGGTGAAGGAGGACGGCGCACAGGTGCTGCCCCAGCGCTGCGCCGCGCTGAACGGGCTGTGTTGCACCGTCTATGAGGAGCGCCCGGAGGCCTGCCGCCGCTACCGCTGCCAGCTGTTCACCGCGCTGGCGGAGGGGGAGGTGTCCCTGGAGGAGGCAAAGGGCGTGGTGGACGCCGCGCACGCCAAGGTGGACACGGTGGTGGACGCCGTGGGTTCCGCTGGGGACGGAAGGGGCGCCGTGATGCGCCAGGCGCGGCTGGCCGCGGCCTCGCTGGAGCTGTCCTCCGGGGCGCGCGAGGCCCTGGCGCACGCGGAGGTGTACCTGGACCGTCACTTCCGGGGGCGCTTCCGCCGCTCGGGGTGA
- a CDS encoding PilZ domain-containing protein has protein sequence MHTDTHDAPAGREALLGYRVGTELSAAASFGADFSSGRLVQLSLEHLTLHLESRAVPRKGQAASVVVGQGERWATALDAEVIGVNAMRPEVSLRFVAPPLDAGRRIVGLLESLRDNGQLLTPETRPVWREQIDRSERVTRICEALASRQARGVLRSRDGQAVAEVTCAFFEPLQDAFAWNLHGALPVGPFTLEAFGYSSVVHFQMDAARMEGGLLVIPVPTSLVRFRHRWLRRTQASASCTLEFDHPLWPQVHVHRGLLDVSYEGLSFLTQPGEDLMYPGLRLPVMQVSLDGHAPVRLRAEVRNISSTPHGRRCGVSVRPLDAQEARAWRALVEAQAHPSTKVEGDWNDATWKLFERSGYFRLPGKEPEKFTSLRDQFSRTQDKLQEAPLLGYRVARPAEDGSMEATLSVLKPYAGSWMAHQLARHQPPGSRSTAREALRDIYLRGYEPTQADPEVKWFFAYCEANVRWVRYTKFDFATWYADTGQTCLVPFRLMEGEVDSVWTKPANITLGSATAEERDSFFARVASTHPEAYREALDLVPARFDLETTRTGWGDAGLSRERELVVARHEGRAVAFAVFESAQPGLNLFNVLDGVRLVPLEDDAKPEVQDAFVALLGQAAEWYRARDRKVFVHYVEATCVEYAERVSLADLGDGKLWVMSARLLPEFLEHLCESTTPRAA, from the coding sequence ATGCACACGGACACTCACGACGCGCCGGCCGGCCGCGAAGCCCTCCTCGGATACCGGGTGGGGACGGAGCTCAGCGCGGCGGCCTCGTTTGGCGCGGACTTCTCTTCCGGGCGTCTGGTGCAGCTGTCGCTGGAGCACCTCACGCTGCACCTGGAGTCGCGCGCGGTGCCGCGCAAGGGGCAGGCCGCGTCCGTGGTGGTGGGGCAGGGTGAGCGCTGGGCCACCGCGCTGGACGCGGAAGTGATTGGCGTCAACGCCATGCGCCCGGAGGTGAGCCTGCGCTTCGTCGCGCCGCCGCTGGACGCGGGCCGCCGCATCGTGGGGCTGCTGGAGTCGCTGCGTGACAACGGCCAGCTGCTCACGCCGGAGACGCGGCCCGTGTGGCGCGAGCAGATCGACCGCTCGGAGCGCGTCACGCGCATCTGTGAAGCGCTCGCGTCCCGGCAGGCCCGCGGCGTGCTGCGCTCGCGCGACGGCCAGGCGGTGGCGGAGGTCACCTGCGCCTTCTTCGAGCCGCTCCAGGACGCGTTCGCCTGGAACCTGCACGGCGCGCTGCCCGTGGGCCCCTTCACCCTGGAGGCGTTCGGCTACTCCAGCGTGGTGCACTTCCAGATGGACGCGGCGCGCATGGAGGGCGGCCTGCTGGTGATTCCGGTGCCCACGTCGCTGGTGCGCTTCCGCCACCGGTGGCTGCGCCGCACGCAGGCCAGCGCGTCCTGCACGCTGGAGTTCGACCATCCGCTCTGGCCCCAGGTGCACGTGCACCGCGGCCTGCTGGATGTCTCCTACGAAGGCCTGTCCTTCCTCACGCAGCCGGGCGAGGACCTGATGTACCCGGGCCTGCGCCTGCCGGTGATGCAGGTGTCCCTGGATGGCCACGCGCCGGTGCGCCTGCGCGCGGAGGTGCGCAACATCTCCAGCACGCCCCACGGCCGCCGCTGCGGCGTGAGCGTGCGGCCCCTGGACGCGCAGGAGGCCCGCGCGTGGCGCGCGCTGGTGGAGGCCCAGGCCCATCCGTCCACCAAGGTGGAGGGCGACTGGAACGACGCCACCTGGAAGCTCTTCGAGCGCTCCGGCTACTTCCGCCTCCCGGGCAAGGAGCCGGAGAAGTTCACCAGCCTGCGCGACCAGTTCTCCCGCACGCAGGACAAGCTCCAGGAGGCGCCGCTCCTGGGCTACCGCGTGGCGCGCCCCGCGGAGGACGGCAGCATGGAGGCCACGCTGTCCGTGCTCAAGCCGTACGCGGGCAGCTGGATGGCGCACCAGCTGGCGCGGCACCAGCCTCCGGGCAGCCGCTCCACCGCGCGCGAGGCCCTGCGCGACATCTACCTGCGCGGCTACGAGCCCACGCAGGCGGACCCGGAGGTGAAGTGGTTCTTCGCCTACTGCGAGGCGAACGTGCGCTGGGTGCGCTACACGAAGTTCGACTTCGCCACCTGGTACGCGGACACCGGCCAGACGTGCCTCGTGCCCTTCCGCCTGATGGAGGGCGAGGTGGACAGCGTCTGGACGAAGCCCGCCAACATCACCCTGGGCTCGGCGACCGCGGAGGAGCGCGACAGCTTCTTCGCCCGCGTGGCCAGCACCCACCCGGAGGCTTATCGAGAAGCGCTGGACCTGGTGCCCGCGCGCTTCGACCTGGAGACCACGCGCACCGGCTGGGGTGACGCGGGCCTGTCCCGCGAGCGCGAGCTGGTGGTGGCCCGCCATGAAGGCCGCGCCGTGGCCTTCGCGGTGTTCGAGTCCGCGCAGCCGGGCCTCAACCTCTTCAACGTCCTGGACGGCGTGCGCCTGGTGCCGCTGGAGGACGACGCGAAGCCGGAGGTGCAGGACGCGTTCGTGGCGCTGCTGGGCCAGGCGGCGGAGTGGTACCGCGCGCGCGACCGCAAGGTGTTCGTCCACTACGTGGAGGCCACCTGCGTGGAGTACGCGGAGCGCGTGTCCCTGGCGGACCTGGGCGACGGCAAGCTGTGGGTGATGTCCGCCCGCCTGCTGCCGGAGTTCCTGGAGCACCTCTGCGAGTCCACCACGCCGCGCGCGGCGTAG